One stretch of Ornithinimicrobium ciconiae DNA includes these proteins:
- a CDS encoding glycosyltransferase family 4 protein — protein sequence MQLSEHAPQSGRVPRVGYVLKVYPRFSETFVVTEILSREAAGEDLAIFALRPTTDARFHPEIAKVQAPVTHLPKPAKLSEAWSVLREARTVIPELDERLPAILDLLTRLEPSEAVQGVHLALRATQQGITHLHAHFGSMAARIARVAGAIADIPFSVTTHAKDLFHESVDHDLLHEILAHADHVVAISEFNRSFLVSRYPDLADKVVLIRNGLDLARFEYAAPAPLSGPLKVVAVGRLVEKKGFTHLIEAVRQLAGPHGSGRQVQVRIAGDGDQAASLAQEVAAAGLSDTIELLGPRHQEEIRELLRWADVMAAPCVVGADGNADGLPTVLLEAMAMGVPVIGSDVTGIPEAVRDGSTGQLISADRLGMGEVDELVAALERVAGPDYPREQIARAARELVEAEFDTARQALRLAGHQQGQALFAAAGVM from the coding sequence GTGCAGCTGTCTGAGCACGCACCGCAGTCCGGGCGTGTGCCCCGCGTCGGCTACGTCCTCAAGGTCTATCCGCGCTTCTCGGAGACCTTCGTGGTCACCGAGATCCTGAGCCGTGAGGCTGCCGGCGAGGACCTGGCGATCTTCGCCCTGCGCCCGACCACCGACGCCCGCTTCCACCCCGAGATCGCCAAGGTGCAGGCACCGGTGACGCACCTGCCCAAGCCGGCCAAGCTGAGCGAGGCCTGGAGCGTCCTGCGCGAGGCCCGCACGGTGATCCCTGAGCTGGACGAGCGCCTGCCCGCCATCCTGGACCTGCTGACCCGCCTCGAGCCGTCGGAGGCGGTGCAGGGGGTGCACCTCGCGCTCCGCGCGACCCAGCAGGGCATCACCCACCTGCACGCCCACTTCGGCTCGATGGCCGCCCGGATTGCCCGCGTCGCCGGGGCCATCGCTGACATCCCCTTCTCCGTGACCACTCACGCCAAGGACCTGTTCCACGAGAGCGTCGACCACGACCTGCTGCACGAGATCCTCGCCCACGCCGACCACGTGGTCGCCATCAGCGAGTTCAACCGCTCGTTCCTGGTGAGCCGCTACCCGGACCTGGCCGACAAGGTGGTGCTCATCCGCAACGGCCTTGACCTGGCCCGCTTTGAGTATGCCGCGCCGGCACCGCTGTCGGGCCCGCTGAAGGTGGTGGCGGTGGGCCGGTTGGTCGAGAAGAAGGGCTTCACGCACCTGATCGAGGCCGTGCGCCAGCTGGCTGGCCCCCACGGGTCGGGACGGCAGGTCCAGGTGCGCATCGCCGGCGACGGTGACCAGGCCGCGAGCCTGGCCCAGGAGGTGGCCGCAGCGGGACTCAGCGACACCATCGAGCTGCTCGGCCCCCGCCACCAGGAGGAGATCCGGGAACTGCTGCGGTGGGCCGATGTGATGGCCGCGCCGTGTGTCGTCGGTGCCGACGGCAACGCCGATGGCCTGCCGACCGTGCTCCTGGAGGCGATGGCGATGGGCGTGCCGGTCATCGGCAGCGACGTCACCGGGATCCCCGAGGCCGTCCGCGACGGGAGCACCGGACAGCTCATCTCCGCCGACCGGTTGGGCATGGGTGAGGTCGACGAGCTGGTCGCCGCACTGGAGCGCGTCGCAGGCCCTGACTACCCCCGAGAGCAGATCGCCCGAGCAGCCCGCGAGCTGGTCGAGGCCGAGTTCGACACCGCGCGCCAGGCCCTGCGTCTGGCCGGCCACCAGCAGGGCCAGGCCCTGTTCGCCGCAGCGGGGGTGATGTGA
- a CDS encoding glycosyltransferase family 4 protein codes for MTRVAYLSADPGVPAFGTKGASVHVQEIIRAFRNRGATVRLYTTRTDEHVPADLTDLSVTHVPVDGRADRAADKELPREERTARREQRQVTAAHEMAARAIADGVDVAYERYSLFSTALAEVTTTLGIPGVLEVNAPLIDEQATHRHLIDAEAAHHALRTQVAAAAVVACVSEPVAQWVRGHCPEAADKIRVTPNGVNTTRIVPTAVSTEGDPVVLFVGTLKPWHGVEVLLDAAALARQPWQVRIVGDGPQGPALAEQAARLGLSVDFRGAVAPGDVPAALAGAAVAVAPYPVMDEGADQYFSPLKIYEYAAAGLPVVASSVGQVPTIVRDGENGLLVEPSDAASLARAIDALVADPQRARALGVAGRDMVVAGHSWDRVLDLILAGTAAAGHEAA; via the coding sequence ATGACTCGCGTCGCCTATCTGTCCGCCGATCCCGGTGTGCCCGCCTTCGGGACCAAGGGCGCCTCGGTCCACGTGCAGGAGATCATCCGTGCCTTCCGCAACCGAGGAGCCACCGTGCGCCTATACACCACGCGCACCGACGAGCACGTCCCCGCTGACCTGACCGACCTGTCGGTGACCCATGTGCCGGTCGACGGCAGAGCCGACCGCGCGGCCGACAAGGAGCTGCCCCGTGAGGAGCGCACGGCCCGACGCGAGCAGCGTCAGGTCACCGCGGCCCACGAGATGGCGGCGCGTGCCATCGCCGATGGTGTCGACGTGGCCTATGAGCGCTACTCCCTGTTCTCCACAGCCCTGGCCGAGGTCACCACGACGCTCGGCATCCCAGGAGTCCTGGAGGTCAACGCGCCGCTGATCGACGAGCAGGCCACCCACCGGCACCTGATCGACGCCGAGGCTGCCCATCACGCCCTGCGCACCCAGGTCGCTGCCGCAGCGGTCGTGGCGTGCGTCTCCGAGCCGGTCGCCCAATGGGTCCGTGGGCACTGCCCCGAAGCTGCCGACAAGATCCGGGTCACCCCCAACGGGGTCAACACCACCCGGATCGTCCCGACTGCCGTGAGCACCGAGGGCGACCCGGTCGTCCTCTTCGTCGGCACGCTCAAGCCCTGGCACGGGGTCGAGGTCCTGCTCGACGCGGCAGCACTGGCTCGACAGCCCTGGCAGGTCCGCATCGTCGGTGACGGGCCCCAGGGTCCCGCGCTGGCCGAGCAGGCCGCCCGACTGGGCCTGTCCGTCGACTTCCGTGGTGCTGTGGCCCCTGGTGACGTCCCCGCGGCCCTCGCGGGTGCTGCCGTGGCTGTGGCGCCCTACCCCGTGATGGACGAGGGGGCCGACCAGTACTTCTCACCGTTGAAGATCTATGAATACGCCGCGGCAGGGCTGCCCGTCGTCGCCTCGAGCGTCGGCCAGGTGCCGACCATCGTGCGCGACGGTGAGAACGGCCTGCTCGTCGAGCCCTCGGACGCAGCGTCGTTGGCTCGCGCGATCGATGCCCTGGTGGCCGATCCGCAGCGCGCCCGTGCGCTCGGGGTGGCTGGCCGCGACATGGTCGTGGCCGGGCACTCCTGGGACCGCGTCCTGGACCTGATCCTCGCGGGCACGGCTGCGGCGGGACATGAGGCCGCATGA
- a CDS encoding ABC transporter ATP-binding protein, which produces MSVKSPKVDGHALSRTLGLVRPHVRGQAPLLAGGALALMLEVVFRVLEPWPVKFVVDAVTRSLGADLNQSGPQASMRLLLACALATVALVGFRAIFNYLATVAFALGGSRIAVQLRQRVFRHVNKLSTEYHSNSRSGDLVQRLIADVGRLQEVAVTAGMPLLVNLFTLVAMSIVMFWLDPLLALVLIVAASVFVLLTRSSGPKITKASRKTRKAEGDLANIAQETIGAMRVVQTYGLESALEEQFSGRNSKSLKEGVQARRLAAALERSTDVLVGTATASVLLFGGYRVTQGVMTPGDLVLFLTYLKTAMKPLRDLAKYTGRIARAAASGERVADVLDLEPEITSPQDPVRLGQVVGELRFEQVTAGYGDNPPVLSNLNLVVPPGQRVAVVGPSGAGKSTLTSLLIRMMDPRGGAVRLDGVDLKALDLTELRSQVSVVLQESVLFTGSVADNIRHGDLTATDAQIRRAARLARAEEFILAMPQGYDTQVGERGSTLSGGQRQRIAIARAMLRDAPVVILDEATAGLDAENALAVREAIDQLTKGRTTFVVTHDEQTARECDRIVWIEDGGVRWDGPASGILPEGSAFTESTPEPDETQPLPVNQAVGLASTGHQVRS; this is translated from the coding sequence ATGAGTGTCAAGTCTCCCAAGGTTGATGGCCACGCCCTGTCCCGGACGCTCGGGCTGGTCCGCCCCCACGTGCGCGGGCAGGCTCCGCTGCTGGCCGGCGGTGCCCTGGCGCTGATGCTCGAGGTGGTCTTCCGGGTCCTTGAACCGTGGCCGGTCAAGTTCGTCGTCGACGCCGTCACCCGATCCCTGGGGGCGGATCTGAACCAGTCCGGTCCGCAGGCCAGCATGCGCCTGCTGCTGGCCTGTGCCCTGGCGACCGTGGCGCTGGTGGGCTTCCGCGCCATCTTCAACTATCTGGCCACGGTCGCGTTCGCACTCGGTGGCTCCCGCATCGCGGTGCAACTGCGCCAGCGGGTCTTCCGGCACGTCAACAAGCTGTCGACCGAGTATCACTCCAACTCACGCAGCGGTGACCTCGTCCAGCGACTGATCGCCGACGTCGGACGCCTGCAGGAGGTGGCGGTGACGGCCGGAATGCCGTTGCTGGTCAACCTCTTCACGCTGGTGGCCATGAGCATTGTCATGTTCTGGCTCGACCCGCTGCTGGCGCTGGTCCTCATCGTGGCGGCCTCGGTCTTTGTGCTGCTGACCCGTTCCAGCGGTCCCAAGATCACCAAGGCGTCCCGCAAGACCCGCAAGGCCGAGGGTGACCTCGCCAACATCGCGCAGGAGACCATCGGCGCCATGCGGGTCGTGCAGACCTACGGTCTGGAGAGCGCCCTCGAGGAGCAGTTCAGCGGCCGCAACAGCAAGTCGCTCAAGGAGGGGGTCCAGGCACGGCGGCTGGCTGCGGCACTGGAGCGCAGCACCGACGTGCTCGTGGGCACCGCGACGGCCTCGGTGCTCCTGTTCGGTGGCTACCGCGTCACCCAGGGCGTCATGACTCCCGGCGACCTGGTCCTCTTCCTGACCTATCTGAAGACCGCGATGAAGCCGTTGCGTGACCTGGCCAAGTACACCGGCCGGATCGCCCGTGCCGCGGCCTCGGGTGAGCGGGTGGCCGACGTGCTGGACCTCGAGCCCGAGATCACCAGCCCGCAGGACCCCGTGCGGCTCGGCCAGGTCGTGGGGGAGTTGCGCTTCGAGCAGGTCACCGCCGGCTATGGCGACAACCCGCCGGTGCTGAGCAACCTCAACCTCGTCGTCCCTCCCGGTCAACGCGTGGCGGTGGTCGGTCCCTCCGGTGCTGGCAAGTCGACCCTGACCAGCCTGCTGATCCGGATGATGGATCCGCGTGGCGGCGCGGTGCGCCTCGACGGGGTCGACCTGAAGGCACTGGACCTGACCGAACTGCGCTCCCAGGTCTCCGTCGTGCTGCAGGAGTCGGTGCTCTTCACCGGATCTGTCGCGGACAACATCCGCCACGGTGACCTGACCGCGACGGACGCGCAGATCCGTCGGGCTGCCCGGTTGGCCCGCGCCGAGGAGTTCATCCTGGCCATGCCCCAGGGCTATGACACCCAGGTCGGTGAGCGCGGCTCGACCCTGTCAGGTGGGCAGCGACAGCGCATCGCGATCGCCCGGGCCATGTTGCGCGATGCGCCGGTGGTCATTCTCGACGAGGCGACTGCTGGCCTGGACGCGGAGAACGCCCTGGCGGTGCGCGAGGCGATCGACCAGCTGACCAAGGGCCGCACCACCTTCGTGGTGACCCACGATGAGCAGACCGCGCGTGAGTGCGACCGCATCGTGTGGATCGAGGACGGCGGCGTCCGCTGGGACGGGCCGGCCTCGGGGATCCTCCCCGAGGGGTCGGCCTTCACCGAGTCGACCCCGGAGCCGGACGAGACGCAGCCCCTGCCGGTGAACCAGGCGGTTGGCCTAGCATCGACCGGGCACCAGGTGCGTTCATGA
- a CDS encoding phosphotransferase has protein sequence MIETTSAAQRASADLAVQRASADLAVQRASVDLAAQRASADLAAQRASADLLIDQDRLSEILGRQVRATRLRFKPGLSTTAVLLDASNGQGAPGWIQASHPAHLDKLRKAVELAQQRGQRVHLLEAGGLLIAHGTIDTDPRLQKGMDALRSVHPSITEAVETGGLTLLRYNPQRRIVLRRQQGPRDALVLRVTAGKQRDVSTALGALAAAGVPVVEPLVTHPLARSRRVSAWPWFGQGDLAETQPTVASDTPARAAGAALARLHGVGPSVSLHGVGPSVSLTEGAQPTPIDTPDLHGSLSALVQDLAALDSNAAGRLRTLVSEVAALVTDTSWVTGLIHGDFSADQVLVGRAGEELVRLTDFDRAAHGPLMADLGSFAAAELLATTAPDPSTTAQVEALPLTAALLQGYAETGGPARHQLDGRGVRTWTARALLGRVLEPFRAGDHDWVDGIHRRLDQASEVLA, from the coding sequence ATGATTGAGACCACGAGTGCCGCCCAGCGTGCCAGCGCCGACCTGGCTGTCCAGCGTGCCAGCGCCGACCTGGCTGTCCAGCGTGCCAGCGTCGACCTGGCCGCCCAGCGTGCCAGCGCCGACCTGGCCGCCCAGCGTGCCAGCGCCGACCTCCTGATCGACCAGGATCGCCTCTCTGAGATCCTCGGACGTCAGGTGCGGGCCACCCGACTGCGGTTCAAGCCGGGCCTGTCCACCACCGCTGTCCTGCTGGATGCGAGCAACGGTCAGGGGGCCCCAGGATGGATCCAGGCGAGTCATCCAGCGCACCTGGACAAACTCCGCAAGGCTGTCGAGCTGGCCCAGCAGCGGGGGCAGCGGGTGCACCTGCTCGAGGCCGGTGGGCTCCTCATCGCCCACGGGACCATCGACACGGACCCCCGGCTGCAGAAGGGGATGGACGCCCTGCGCTCGGTCCACCCCTCCATCACCGAGGCCGTGGAGACCGGTGGACTGACGCTCCTGCGCTACAACCCGCAGCGCCGCATCGTCCTGCGACGGCAACAGGGTCCGCGGGACGCGCTGGTCCTGCGGGTGACGGCCGGCAAGCAACGGGATGTGTCCACGGCGCTCGGCGCGCTCGCCGCTGCCGGCGTCCCGGTCGTCGAGCCCCTCGTGACCCACCCGTTGGCCCGCAGCAGACGCGTCAGTGCGTGGCCCTGGTTTGGCCAGGGGGATCTGGCAGAGACACAACCAACAGTCGCGTCGGACACGCCTGCCAGGGCGGCCGGTGCCGCTCTGGCACGCCTGCACGGTGTCGGGCCGTCCGTCAGCCTGCACGGTGTCGGGCCGTCCGTCAGCCTGACCGAGGGTGCGCAGCCCACACCGATTGACACCCCCGACCTGCACGGGTCGCTCTCAGCCCTGGTCCAGGACCTCGCCGCACTGGACTCGAACGCAGCCGGGCGCCTGCGCACCCTGGTCTCGGAGGTGGCTGCTCTGGTGACGGACACCTCCTGGGTGACCGGGCTGATCCACGGGGACTTCTCCGCAGACCAGGTCCTGGTGGGTCGGGCAGGAGAGGAGCTCGTGCGGCTGACCGACTTCGACCGGGCTGCTCATGGTCCGCTGATGGCCGACCTGGGCAGCTTCGCGGCGGCCGAGCTGCTCGCCACCACGGCGCCGGACCCGTCGACGACAGCACAGGTGGAGGCACTGCCGCTCACCGCAGCCCTGCTGCAGGGTTATGCGGAGACCGGCGGGCCCGCCCGGCACCAGCTCGATGGCAGGGGAGTGCGGACCTGGACCGCCAGAGCCCTTCTCGGCCGGGTTCTCGAGCCGTTCCGGGCCGGGGACCACGACTGGGTGGACGGCATCCACCGCAGGCTGGACCAGGCCAGCGAGGTCCTCGCATGA
- a CDS encoding TetR/AcrR family transcriptional regulator codes for MTTPLADSAAAGAPSAADEPTPSRRELNKARTRERLLDALRGQLAQGSLDSMTVEDVAEAAGVSRRTFFNYFPSLEAALAEGMSVPIEGMAEAFLERPADEDPLVAMDRALASQPIPRVLLSWIAAVKCSGLERHAVAVNIWGYHQTWFEDVLRQRSPGADDLAVTSLAGTVMAIFEASERLWMQTPVAVVDESAAEEFNRILRRGLRLAATGWVTDDTT; via the coding sequence GTGACCACGCCACTCGCCGACTCCGCCGCCGCCGGGGCACCCTCCGCAGCGGACGAGCCGACGCCCAGCAGGCGGGAGCTCAACAAGGCACGCACCCGCGAGCGGCTCCTGGACGCGCTGCGCGGCCAGCTGGCACAGGGATCCCTGGACTCGATGACCGTCGAGGACGTCGCGGAAGCGGCCGGAGTCTCGCGCCGCACCTTCTTCAACTACTTCCCCAGCCTTGAGGCGGCACTGGCCGAGGGCATGTCGGTGCCGATCGAGGGCATGGCCGAGGCCTTTCTGGAGCGGCCCGCCGACGAGGACCCCCTGGTGGCGATGGACCGTGCCCTGGCATCCCAGCCCATCCCGCGTGTCCTGCTCTCCTGGATCGCCGCCGTGAAGTGCTCCGGCCTGGAGCGGCACGCCGTGGCGGTCAACATCTGGGGCTATCACCAGACCTGGTTCGAGGACGTCCTGCGCCAGCGTTCCCCCGGCGCGGACGACCTCGCGGTCACCAGCCTCGCGGGCACTGTGATGGCGATCTTCGAGGCCTCCGAACGTCTCTGGATGCAGACCCCCGTCGCGGTCGTCGACGAGTCGGCGGCCGAGGAGTTCAACCGGATCCTGCGCCGCGGCCTGCGACTGGCTGCCACCGGCTGGGTCACCGACGACACCACCTGA